A part of Neodiprion pinetum isolate iyNeoPine1 chromosome 4, iyNeoPine1.2, whole genome shotgun sequence genomic DNA contains:
- the LOC124217898 gene encoding CDAN1-interacting nuclease 1 isoform X1, translating into MKQEIYENIMTSIKQFKGMSKDCDKMLRETFPHIPPDTLSSILALEIRRRMKFSHAKLCSQGTEYYERYTEAISNGESIGVLVRMSEETGLSPALLARIILENHCEQNKLTTSRSEITKLLRDTTLIEDKDLAYEIYLYFSLHFQCIIYDDQYGPISDAVKHSIGQEYEVKLQNYVSERNIAFLNEDHLRLRGYDKTPDIKLEVPVAVNGFVINWIESKALFGNEDVHKKYIKEQFLSYWNRFGPGLVIYWFGFLDTLNQPNEKKFIIMDHFPENITYMDPKSVKSLSL; encoded by the exons atgaagcaagaaatttacgaaaacaTAATGACGAGTATCAAACAGTTTAAGGGTATGTCGAAAGATTGTGATAAGATGTTGAGAGAGACGTTCCCACA CATCCCTCCAGATACTCTGAGCAGTATTTTGGCTCTTGAAATAAGACggcgaatgaaatttagtcaCGCTAAACTGTGCAGTCAAGGCACTGAATATTATGAAAG ATATACCGAGGCCATAAGTAACGGAGAGTCGATCGGAGTCTTAGTTCGAATGTCAGAAGAGACTGGATTGTCCCCAGCGCTGCTTGCCAGGATTATATTGGAAAATCATTGCGAACAAAACAAGCTAACca CTTCTAGATCCGAAATCACCAAACTCTTGCGAGACACAACGCTCATCGAAGACAAAGATCTTGCTTATGAAATTTACTTG TATTTCTCTTTACATTTTCAGTGCATCATCTACGACGATCAGTACGGTCCCATTTCAGATGCAGTCAAGCA ttcCATAGGACAAGAGTACGAAGTGAAGTTACAGAACTACGTATCAGAGCGTAACATTGCCTTCCTCAACGAGGATCACCTCCGCTTACGTGGTTATGATAAAACACCTGACATCAAGCTAGAAGTGCCAGTGGCAGTGAACGGTTTTGTGATAAATTGGATAGAATCTAAGGCCCTCTTTGGAAACGAGGATGTCCACAAAAAGTACATAAAAGAACAATTTCTAAGTTACTGGAACAGATTCGGACCTGGGCTGGTAATCTACTGGTTCGGTTTTTTAGACACTCTCAATCAGCcaaacgagaaaaaatttattatcatgGATCATTTTCCCGAAAACATCACCTACATGGACCCCAAGTCAGTCAAATCTCTGTCTCTGTAA
- the LOC124217894 gene encoding serine-rich adhesin for platelets isoform X1, which translates to MSGQMKVKSLSLSRRTQTPPAKEEGGKLVITETEKAQVSNLDSMLSSPISHSSHLCSTPIRNNVELKLRDESPDQYLHYSPTSSLYPCTQESGSEIAWDWHSTSNGHYNSSSTDTAGGKGNTMNNNTPKRTQLLPKQKRTAKSNSPLLNIPPKRKLMLMNVAESIGKFAAELKAVADNIKMEQQSTESREAGSAAGAEASKEVNIFDMKTQVVRREDDVDIHEASTFDFNILVEKSPGCNNDAKTCGSSLDDMFDESLDECMVQCSQEVEDKLKQISEVSKKMDKPATVTCASNSGRSNTDLNAKRSLVNAAGRRHNFETRDGVNTKTVKRCDVTMLGNDIPASQIPDDSFDDCLALCLDDDDELLSQYVNNTKVKISNNSTNANSAKMSTIDSSSKTVVSNKWITTNLDKANPRPTTSGTNQPMETSSNFKRKQQCMMSSEGGITHQSRKFFKTKSLSDSICENTSVGTDSPSKTAVSITLTTRNLDEANPMPTTSWTNQPMETSSNFKRKQQCMTGSESATAYENRKFFKSKSLSDSNCGNASADMAGNSKSNLNPNMGGICNVQPVSKSSSNHNLNAQRRNDACSTPNVNNPGSADSQVSYSYRRYSNNINGVSNGSVGNSDPYAVPTLPPDRQGCTGSRNAAVSNYRLAHCTPEEIERKRTEARMKLESRLRKQGVTGKPDIGPVGKRPAVKR; encoded by the exons ATGAGTGGCCAAATGAAAGTCAAGTCGCTTTCGCTTAGTCGGCGAACCCAGACTCCACCGGCCAAGGAAG AGGGTGGAAAGCTGGTAATCACAGAAACGGAAAAGGCGCAGGTGTCGAATCTGGACAGCATGCTAAGTTCTCCGATCTCCCATTCGTCGCATCTCTGCTCAACACCGATCAGAAACAATGTCGAACTCAAGCTCAGGGATGAATCACCGGATCAATATCTGCACTATAGTCCGACATCATCATTGTACCCCTGCACACAGGAAAGCGGCAGTGAAATAGCCTGGGATTGGCACAGCACTTCGAACGGGCATTACAATTCGTCTAGTACGGATACAGCTGGAGGAAAGGGTAACACGATGAATAACAACACGCCGAAGCGAACACAGCTGTTGCCGAAGCAGAAACGTACAGCGAAATCAAACTCTCCCCTGTTGAATATTCCTCCCAAGAGAAAGCTCATGCTAATGAACGTCGCTGAGAGCATTGGAAAGTTTGCCGCAGAGCTCAAAGCTGTTGCCGATAACATAAAGATGGAACAACAAAGTACAGAGAGTCGCGAAGCAGGATCAGCAGCAGGTGCGGAAGCCTCTAAGGAGGTCAATATATTCGACATGAAGACGCAGGTCGTCAGGCGAGAGGATGATGTGGATATTCATGAAGCGTCAACGTTCGACTTCAATATCTTGGTCGAAAAGTCTCCTGGATGTAACAACGACGCCAAGACGTGCGGTTCTAGTCTAGACGACATGTTCGATGAATCTCTTGACGAGTGCATGGTGCAGTGCAGTCAGGAAGTCGAGGACAAGCTAAAGCAGATATCGGAGGTGTCTAAGAAGATGGATAAGCCTGCGACTGTGACTTGTGCGAGTAATAGCGGAAGGTCAAATACTGATTTGAACGCTAAACGAAGCTTGGTGAACGCTGCGGGTAGACGGCATAACTTTGAAACGAGGGACGGAGTAAATACGAAGACTGTGAAAAGGTGCGATGTGACGATGCTGGGAAACGATATTCCAGCCTCCCAAATCCCAGACGATTCTTTCGACGATTGCTTGGCTCTTTGTCTGGACGATGACGACGAATTACTGAGCCAGTACGTGAACAACACCAAAGTGAAGATTTCGAATAACTCGACGAATGCAAACTCTGCGAAAATGAGTACGATCGATTCGTCTTCAAAGACGGTAGTTTCGAATAAATGGATAACGACGAACCTGGATAAGGCAAATCCAAGACCGACGACCAGTGGGACGAACCAGCCAATGGAAACTagttcaaatttcaaacgaaaacAACAGTGTATGATGAGCTCCGAGGGTGGGATTACTCACCAAAGCCGAAAATTCTTCAAGACCAAAAGTTTGTCTGATTCAATTTGCGAAAATACAAGCGTAGGAACTGATTCACCTTCAAAGACAGCAGTTTCGATTACTTTGACAACGAGGAATCTGGATGAGGCAAATCCGATGCCGACGACCAGTTGGACGAACCAACCGATGGAAACTAgttcgaatttcaaacgaaaacAACAGTGTATGACGGGCTCCGAGAGTGCGACGGCttatgaaaatcgaaaattcttcAAGTCCAAAAGTTTGTCCGATTCAAATTGCGGAAATGCAAGCGCAGATATGGCGGGAAATTCGAAATCGAACCTAAATCCGAACATGGGGGGAATATGCAATGTTCAACCCGTATCAAAGTCTTCGTCGAATCATAATTTAAATGCGCAAAGAAGGAACGACGCGTGTTCCACTCCTAATGTGAACAATCCCGGTTCGGCTGATAGTCAGGTATCTTATTCCTACCGGAGATACAGCAATAATATCAACGGCGTTTCAAACGGATCTGTAGGGAATTCCGATCCTTACGCAGTTCCTACGTTACCTCCCGACAGGCAAGGCTGTACGGGAAGTCGGAACGCAGCTGTGTCTAATTATCGGTTGGCGCATTGCACGCCTGAAGAAATCGAGAGAAAACGGACTGAAGCTAGAATGAAACTGGAATCGAGATTAAGGAAACAAGGGGTCACGGGAAAACCAGATATTGGTCCAGTTGGTAAGAGACCAGCCGTAAAGAGATAG
- the LOC124217899 gene encoding mitochondrial inner membrane protease ATP23 homolog, producing MTSVNDSSTSAKEPEFSQSTQSNSSPNNDNWGYDLYPERKGAKYKPTWTRRIMGLEGREELDKIKCERNVYSCIVKHPVIKLMMASLKSNGCPFDIRRHISCEVCDHAVTGGYDPLTNQIVVCQNTAPTENQVGGVMSHEMIHMFDWCVNDLDFKNLDHLACTEIRAANLTHCSFMSAWFEGSASPFNIRQTHGECVKIKAMTSVMAARNVTKEEATAAIDRVFPKCYADLEPIGRRIRRNSEDMERAYAEGPMYGYGT from the exons ATGACTTCAGTCAACGACTCGTCGACATCGGCCAAAGAACCTGAGTTCAGCCAGTCAACGCAAAGCAATTCCTCACCAAATAACGACAATTGGGGCTACGATTTGTACCCTGAAAGAAAAGGGGCGAAGTACAAGCCTACATGGACTCGTCGAATTATGGGATTAGAAGGGAGGGAAGAgctcgataaaataaaatgcgaACGAAATGTTTACTCCTGCATCGTTAAgc ATCCCGTGATCAAACTAATGATGGCTAGCCTCAAAAGCAATGGATG cccCTTCGATATCAGAAGACACATTTCTTGCGAAGTGTGTGATCACGCTGTAACCGGAGGATACGATCCATTAACAAATCAG ATAGTTGTATGCCAAAACACAGCACCAACGGAAAATCAAGTCGGCGGAGTTATGTCTCATGAGATGATACACATGTTCGACTGGTGTGTAAATGACCTAGACTTCAAAAACCTGGATCACCTTGCCTGCACGGAAATTAGAGCGGCAAACCTCACGCATTGTAGTTTTATGAGTGCTTGGTTCGAAGGCTCCGCCTCACCATTCAACATACGCCAAACCCACGGA GAATGTGTCAAGATCAAGGCGATGACTTCGGTGATGGCGGCAAGAAACGTAACCAAGGAAGAAGCCACAGCGGCGATAGATCGTGTATTTCCTAAATGCTACGCAGACCTGGAACCAATCGGTAGACGGATAAGACGAAACTCTGAGGATATGGAAAGGGCTTATGCAGAAGGGCCGATGTACGGATACGGGACATGA
- the LOC124217894 gene encoding serine-rich adhesin for platelets isoform X2, translating to MLIILCEGGKLVITETEKAQVSNLDSMLSSPISHSSHLCSTPIRNNVELKLRDESPDQYLHYSPTSSLYPCTQESGSEIAWDWHSTSNGHYNSSSTDTAGGKGNTMNNNTPKRTQLLPKQKRTAKSNSPLLNIPPKRKLMLMNVAESIGKFAAELKAVADNIKMEQQSTESREAGSAAGAEASKEVNIFDMKTQVVRREDDVDIHEASTFDFNILVEKSPGCNNDAKTCGSSLDDMFDESLDECMVQCSQEVEDKLKQISEVSKKMDKPATVTCASNSGRSNTDLNAKRSLVNAAGRRHNFETRDGVNTKTVKRCDVTMLGNDIPASQIPDDSFDDCLALCLDDDDELLSQYVNNTKVKISNNSTNANSAKMSTIDSSSKTVVSNKWITTNLDKANPRPTTSGTNQPMETSSNFKRKQQCMMSSEGGITHQSRKFFKTKSLSDSICENTSVGTDSPSKTAVSITLTTRNLDEANPMPTTSWTNQPMETSSNFKRKQQCMTGSESATAYENRKFFKSKSLSDSNCGNASADMAGNSKSNLNPNMGGICNVQPVSKSSSNHNLNAQRRNDACSTPNVNNPGSADSQVSYSYRRYSNNINGVSNGSVGNSDPYAVPTLPPDRQGCTGSRNAAVSNYRLAHCTPEEIERKRTEARMKLESRLRKQGVTGKPDIGPVGKRPAVKR from the exons ATGCTCATCATATTGTGTG AGGGTGGAAAGCTGGTAATCACAGAAACGGAAAAGGCGCAGGTGTCGAATCTGGACAGCATGCTAAGTTCTCCGATCTCCCATTCGTCGCATCTCTGCTCAACACCGATCAGAAACAATGTCGAACTCAAGCTCAGGGATGAATCACCGGATCAATATCTGCACTATAGTCCGACATCATCATTGTACCCCTGCACACAGGAAAGCGGCAGTGAAATAGCCTGGGATTGGCACAGCACTTCGAACGGGCATTACAATTCGTCTAGTACGGATACAGCTGGAGGAAAGGGTAACACGATGAATAACAACACGCCGAAGCGAACACAGCTGTTGCCGAAGCAGAAACGTACAGCGAAATCAAACTCTCCCCTGTTGAATATTCCTCCCAAGAGAAAGCTCATGCTAATGAACGTCGCTGAGAGCATTGGAAAGTTTGCCGCAGAGCTCAAAGCTGTTGCCGATAACATAAAGATGGAACAACAAAGTACAGAGAGTCGCGAAGCAGGATCAGCAGCAGGTGCGGAAGCCTCTAAGGAGGTCAATATATTCGACATGAAGACGCAGGTCGTCAGGCGAGAGGATGATGTGGATATTCATGAAGCGTCAACGTTCGACTTCAATATCTTGGTCGAAAAGTCTCCTGGATGTAACAACGACGCCAAGACGTGCGGTTCTAGTCTAGACGACATGTTCGATGAATCTCTTGACGAGTGCATGGTGCAGTGCAGTCAGGAAGTCGAGGACAAGCTAAAGCAGATATCGGAGGTGTCTAAGAAGATGGATAAGCCTGCGACTGTGACTTGTGCGAGTAATAGCGGAAGGTCAAATACTGATTTGAACGCTAAACGAAGCTTGGTGAACGCTGCGGGTAGACGGCATAACTTTGAAACGAGGGACGGAGTAAATACGAAGACTGTGAAAAGGTGCGATGTGACGATGCTGGGAAACGATATTCCAGCCTCCCAAATCCCAGACGATTCTTTCGACGATTGCTTGGCTCTTTGTCTGGACGATGACGACGAATTACTGAGCCAGTACGTGAACAACACCAAAGTGAAGATTTCGAATAACTCGACGAATGCAAACTCTGCGAAAATGAGTACGATCGATTCGTCTTCAAAGACGGTAGTTTCGAATAAATGGATAACGACGAACCTGGATAAGGCAAATCCAAGACCGACGACCAGTGGGACGAACCAGCCAATGGAAACTagttcaaatttcaaacgaaaacAACAGTGTATGATGAGCTCCGAGGGTGGGATTACTCACCAAAGCCGAAAATTCTTCAAGACCAAAAGTTTGTCTGATTCAATTTGCGAAAATACAAGCGTAGGAACTGATTCACCTTCAAAGACAGCAGTTTCGATTACTTTGACAACGAGGAATCTGGATGAGGCAAATCCGATGCCGACGACCAGTTGGACGAACCAACCGATGGAAACTAgttcgaatttcaaacgaaaacAACAGTGTATGACGGGCTCCGAGAGTGCGACGGCttatgaaaatcgaaaattcttcAAGTCCAAAAGTTTGTCCGATTCAAATTGCGGAAATGCAAGCGCAGATATGGCGGGAAATTCGAAATCGAACCTAAATCCGAACATGGGGGGAATATGCAATGTTCAACCCGTATCAAAGTCTTCGTCGAATCATAATTTAAATGCGCAAAGAAGGAACGACGCGTGTTCCACTCCTAATGTGAACAATCCCGGTTCGGCTGATAGTCAGGTATCTTATTCCTACCGGAGATACAGCAATAATATCAACGGCGTTTCAAACGGATCTGTAGGGAATTCCGATCCTTACGCAGTTCCTACGTTACCTCCCGACAGGCAAGGCTGTACGGGAAGTCGGAACGCAGCTGTGTCTAATTATCGGTTGGCGCATTGCACGCCTGAAGAAATCGAGAGAAAACGGACTGAAGCTAGAATGAAACTGGAATCGAGATTAAGGAAACAAGGGGTCACGGGAAAACCAGATATTGGTCCAGTTGGTAAGAGACCAGCCGTAAAGAGATAG
- the LOC124217898 gene encoding CDAN1-interacting nuclease 1 isoform X3 produces the protein MKFSHAKLCSQGTEYYERYTEAISNGESIGVLVRMSEETGLSPALLARIILENHCEQNKLTTSRSEITKLLRDTTLIEDKDLAYEIYLYFSLHFQCIIYDDQYGPISDAVKHSIGQEYEVKLQNYVSERNIAFLNEDHLRLRGYDKTPDIKLEVPVAVNGFVINWIESKALFGNEDVHKKYIKEQFLSYWNRFGPGLVIYWFGFLDTLNQPNEKKFIIMDHFPENITYMDPKSVKSLSL, from the exons atgaaatttagtcaCGCTAAACTGTGCAGTCAAGGCACTGAATATTATGAAAG ATATACCGAGGCCATAAGTAACGGAGAGTCGATCGGAGTCTTAGTTCGAATGTCAGAAGAGACTGGATTGTCCCCAGCGCTGCTTGCCAGGATTATATTGGAAAATCATTGCGAACAAAACAAGCTAACca CTTCTAGATCCGAAATCACCAAACTCTTGCGAGACACAACGCTCATCGAAGACAAAGATCTTGCTTATGAAATTTACTTG TATTTCTCTTTACATTTTCAGTGCATCATCTACGACGATCAGTACGGTCCCATTTCAGATGCAGTCAAGCA ttcCATAGGACAAGAGTACGAAGTGAAGTTACAGAACTACGTATCAGAGCGTAACATTGCCTTCCTCAACGAGGATCACCTCCGCTTACGTGGTTATGATAAAACACCTGACATCAAGCTAGAAGTGCCAGTGGCAGTGAACGGTTTTGTGATAAATTGGATAGAATCTAAGGCCCTCTTTGGAAACGAGGATGTCCACAAAAAGTACATAAAAGAACAATTTCTAAGTTACTGGAACAGATTCGGACCTGGGCTGGTAATCTACTGGTTCGGTTTTTTAGACACTCTCAATCAGCcaaacgagaaaaaatttattatcatgGATCATTTTCCCGAAAACATCACCTACATGGACCCCAAGTCAGTCAAATCTCTGTCTCTGTAA
- the LOC124217898 gene encoding CDAN1-interacting nuclease 1 isoform X2 — protein sequence MKQEIYENIMTSIKQFKGMSKDCDKMLRETFPHIPPDTLSSILALEIRRRMKFSHAKLCSQGTEYYERYTEAISNGESIGVLVRMSEETGLSPALLARIILENHCEQNKLTTSRSEITKLLRDTTLIEDKDLAYEIYLCIIYDDQYGPISDAVKHSIGQEYEVKLQNYVSERNIAFLNEDHLRLRGYDKTPDIKLEVPVAVNGFVINWIESKALFGNEDVHKKYIKEQFLSYWNRFGPGLVIYWFGFLDTLNQPNEKKFIIMDHFPENITYMDPKSVKSLSL from the exons atgaagcaagaaatttacgaaaacaTAATGACGAGTATCAAACAGTTTAAGGGTATGTCGAAAGATTGTGATAAGATGTTGAGAGAGACGTTCCCACA CATCCCTCCAGATACTCTGAGCAGTATTTTGGCTCTTGAAATAAGACggcgaatgaaatttagtcaCGCTAAACTGTGCAGTCAAGGCACTGAATATTATGAAAG ATATACCGAGGCCATAAGTAACGGAGAGTCGATCGGAGTCTTAGTTCGAATGTCAGAAGAGACTGGATTGTCCCCAGCGCTGCTTGCCAGGATTATATTGGAAAATCATTGCGAACAAAACAAGCTAACca CTTCTAGATCCGAAATCACCAAACTCTTGCGAGACACAACGCTCATCGAAGACAAAGATCTTGCTTATGAAATTTACTTG TGCATCATCTACGACGATCAGTACGGTCCCATTTCAGATGCAGTCAAGCA ttcCATAGGACAAGAGTACGAAGTGAAGTTACAGAACTACGTATCAGAGCGTAACATTGCCTTCCTCAACGAGGATCACCTCCGCTTACGTGGTTATGATAAAACACCTGACATCAAGCTAGAAGTGCCAGTGGCAGTGAACGGTTTTGTGATAAATTGGATAGAATCTAAGGCCCTCTTTGGAAACGAGGATGTCCACAAAAAGTACATAAAAGAACAATTTCTAAGTTACTGGAACAGATTCGGACCTGGGCTGGTAATCTACTGGTTCGGTTTTTTAGACACTCTCAATCAGCcaaacgagaaaaaatttattatcatgGATCATTTTCCCGAAAACATCACCTACATGGACCCCAAGTCAGTCAAATCTCTGTCTCTGTAA
- the LOC124217897 gene encoding protein FAM50 homolog: MAHYKGAASEAGRAMQLMKKREIAQQEIELRKKKIEDDLKIDNIENKFATHYDAVEQQLKTSTIGLVTLNEMKAKQENIVKERERKLAQKEREKEQEKERALAAKQAEKNKQKRQIQALSFDLNEDEDGEEGSGAESDAKSETSVASNQSKGIDDKSAMPLPKKIKKNPDVDTSFLPDREREEEENRLREELRQEWATKQNVLKEEEIEITFSYWDGSGHRRSVVMKKGNSIYQLLQRCLEVLRREFSELKTVMADQLMYVKEDLILPHHYTFYDFIVTKARGKSGPLFTFDVHDDVRMMHDASVETEESHAGKVLLRSWYERNKHIFPASRWEPYDPTKSYDKYTVSDKNKKKDKV, translated from the exons ATGGCGCATTACAAGGGAGCGGCCAGCGAGGCTGGTCGAGCGATGCAGCTAATGAAGAAGCGAGAGATTGCACAACAGGAGATAGAAttgcggaaaaaaaagatagaagaTGATCTGAAGATCGATAACATAGAGAATAAATTTGCCACTCATTACGACGCCGTAGAGCAGCAATTAAAAACCTCAACAATCGGTCTGGTGACATTGAACGAGATGAAGGCTAAACAGGAGAATATAGTGAAAGAACGCGAGAGAAAATTGGCACAAAAAGAAAGGGAGAAGGAGCAGGAAAAGGAGCGAGCACTGGCAGCTAAGCAGGCGGAAAAGAATAAGCAGAAAAGGCAAATTCAGGCTTTGTCGTTTGACCTGAACGAGGACGAAGATGGAGAAGAGGGATCCGGGGCTGAGTCTGACGCTAAATCTGAGACGTCGGTCGCCTCAAATCAGTCCAAGGGTATTGACGATAAATCGGCAATGCCTCTGCCTAAGAAGATTAAGAAAAATCCTGACGTTGACACGAGTTTTTTGCCGGACAGAGAAagggaagaggaggaaaacAGACTGAGAGAAGAACTGCGCCAGGAATGGGCAACCAAACAAAATGTGCTCAAGGAAGAGGAGATCGAAATTACTTTCAGCTATTGGGATGGTTCTGGGCACAGAAGGAGCGTTGTAATGAAGAAAG GTAACTCGATTTATCAGCTGCTTCAACGATGCCTAGAAGTTTTGAGAAGAGAATTTAGCGAGTTAAAGACAGTCATGGCTGACCAGCTGATGTACGTCAAAGAAGATTTGATTTTACCCCACCATTACACATTCTACGATTTTATAGTGACTAAG GCTAGAGGGAAAAGTGGTCCTCTGTTCACATTCGACGTTCATGACGACGTTAGAATGATGCACGACGCCTCAGTTGAGACGGAAGAATCTCACGctggaaaagttttattgAG aTCATGGTATGAGAGAAATAAGCACATTTTCCCAGCCAGCAGATGGGAACCGTACGATCCGACGAAAAGTTACGACAAATATACAGtttcagataaaaataaaaagaaagacaaAGTCTGA
- the LOC138190750 gene encoding fibrous sheath-interacting protein 1 translates to MSNDSLQESPSSIRHRFCPSSAVTQIQIERLKREDEEEHWISGEELYTEGSSDDEDDQRTAVSDTEVRRCGGNARGNSRSRWGHSSPSRSSRAAIPSKVRIGEETEIVAFESTTSSEDKDSSLPETDRVMNEDAIRDEEEDEEEISWRPKREDSVAELRELQIEYRGILETVSELKESLDSAAKRETDGDSKTAKSESQFYCVGNWDISLFSDDDLSRWSNAVRNESAIEKEIFNIGRLDGCIDELNAKVKKAAEETFREQLLNRKKLRKLQNLRAPETGKLAENSKDFFKLINSTDMEQQQESEEIDGVTVRPIYQPELEDNLEDLASSGDEEESRKSKRDKLEEKLKSIEKRREDFIERNKELASRAMGSLALTDEEKKRLEELVEGSDEEEDQRSTSASFSTTASFTPYTIDREADELLKNLTEKIANINSESYRKSEEDQRAYTRDEILVVKEQAVLNSLRTLAESGTQIIHPISECEIRRLIDEFYAERESGSSLNSVSRFSTEFANSGTDVLPENSISSANLSESATISRTAISELVKEARATMPLFRFKHPTDDVEELNIKDEENENAT, encoded by the exons ATGTCCAACGACTCTCTGCAGGAAAGCCCCAGCTCGATAAGACATCGGTTCTGCCCGTCTTCGGCTGTGACGCAGATTCAGATCGAAAGACTCAAAAGAGAG GACGAAGAGGAGCACTGGATATCCGGAGAAGAGCTTTATACGGAAGGAAGCagcgacgacgaggacgatCAGCGGACGGCAGTCTCGGACACGGAAGTACGAAGGTGTGGAGGAAATGCTCGAGGAAATTCCCGATCTCGATGGGGTCATTCTAGTCCTTCGCGTTCATCGAGGGCTGCAATTCCGTCGAAAGTGAGGATCGGCGAGGAAACGGAGATCGTCGCTTTCGAGTCGACGACTTCCTCCGAGGATAAAGACTCGTCCTTACCGGAAACGGATCGAGTCATGAACGAGGATGCGATTCGGGACgaagaggaggacgaggaggaaaTATCGTGGAGACCAAAGCGAG AAGATTCGGTCGCCGAGTTGCGGGAATTGCAGATCGAATACCGCGGCATCCTGGAGACTGTTTCGGAGCTGAAGGAGTCCTTGGATTCGGCGGCGAAACGCGAGACTGACGGTGATTCGAAAACGGCTAAGAGCGAAAGTCAGTTTTACTGTGTCGGGAACTGGGACATTTCCTTGTTTAGCGATGACGACCTTTCCCGGTGGTCGAACGCCGTGAGAAACGAATCGGCGATTGAAaaggaaattttcaatatcggTCGGCTCGACGGCTGCATCGATGAACTTAATGCAAAAGTCAAG AAAGCTGCCGAGGAAACTTTTCGGGAACAGCTTTTAAATCGCAAGAAATTACGAAAGCTTCAAAATCTCAGAGCACCGGAAACTGGAAAACTTGCTGAAAATTCGaaggattttttcaaacttattaATTCTACGGATATGGAACAACAGCAAG AAAGCGAAGAAATCGACGGTGTCACGGTTCGACCAATTTATCAACCGGAACTGGAGGATAACTTGGAGGATCTTGCATCTTCCGGGGATGAAGAAGAATCACGGAAATCGAAGAGGGATAAACtcgaggaaaaattgaaaagcatCGAGAAACGAAGGGAGGATTTTatcgaaagaaataaagaa TTGGCTTCGAGGGCCATGGGAAGTCTCGCCTTAAcagacgaggaaaaaaaacgactTGAAGAACTTGTCGAAGGCTCGGACGAAGAGGAGGATCAGAGAAGCACTTCTGCCAGTTTTTCCACAACCGCATCTTTCACGCCTTACACTATAGACAGGGAGGCGGATGAGcttctgaaaaatttgaccGAGAAAATCGCG AATATTAACTCCGAATCGTACCGGAAATCCGAGGAAGATCAGCGAGCTTATACGCGGGATGAAATACTCGTTGTAAAGGAACAAGCCGTCCTCAATTCGCTCCGAACTTTGGCCGAGTCTGGTACTCAG ATAATACATCCGATATCCGAATGTGAAATACGACGCTTGATCGACGAGTTTTACGCCGAGCGAGAATCCGGCAGTTCTCTCAATTCCGTTTCCCGGTTTTCTACCGAATTCGCAAATTCCGGGACCGACGTGCTTCCGGAAAATTCCATTTCTTCGGCAAACCTCAGCGAATCTGCGACAATATCGAGGACGGCGATTAGCGAATTGGTCAAGGAAGCCAGAGCGACGATGCCGCTCTTCCGGTTTAAACATCCGACCGACGACGTTGAGGAACTAAACATCaaagacgaggagaacgagAATGCGACTTGA